A window of Desulfuromonas sp. genomic DNA:
GATCACCGGTACAGTCATTGCTGCTTGCTCTGAATAACTTCTTTACACGGAGCTAGATATGGTTGAATGGCGAAAGTTGAGATGCTGTCTAGGCATTTTCACGCTATTGCTTTTGCTGATTGGATGCACAACAGGAAGACCTGAAACAGGGTCAAAAAAAGCAGGAGCGGAAACCGGCGAAGAAATTGTTGCCATCTCTCAACGTCTGCTCGGCTCCCCTTATCGCTATGGCGGCACGACCCCGGCCGGCTTTGACTGCAGTGGCCTGGTGCATTATGTCTATCGCCAGGTCGGAATCAACGTGCCCCGCTCCTCCCGCCGGCTCTACCAGAAAGCCCGGAAGGTCAGCCTGAAAAATCTGCAGCCGGGCGACCTTCTCTTCTTCAAAGTTTCCCGGAACAAGGTCTCCCATGTCGCCATCTACTCGGGCAAGGGCCGATTCATTCACGCCCCCTCATCGGGAAAACAGGTGAGCGCTGGACGCCTTGACAATCCCTACTGGGATAAGAGATTGATTGGAGCCGGGCGGTTCCACTGAAAATAATTTGAGTTGGCAGCAAAAAACCTGAATAGTGCATAATGGAAGAGCCTGAGGTTCACTTCCGAGCTTCATTCCTGCAGGGAAAATCGGGCGATTCAGTCCATGCCAGCATCGCTGAACGTCGTTCCGGAATACTGATCACCGGCATGCGGCTTTTGCGCACCGGATCACGGCCGAGAGAGACCCATCCCGATTGACGTTTGAAGCGGGCAATCAGGTTCAGGTCGATCAGTCGATTGAGAACCGTTTCCGGAACTTCACCCCTCACACCATCTTTGAACTCAACCTGAACTCCCATACCGAACCTCCTTTCACTACCCTGAATATAAGTAAATTCTAACACTTTCTTATCTCTTGACAAGATCACCCCGAATGAATGACTCTTGCCAGGATAGCAATCAAGGCTCTTTACAATGACCCGCAAACCTGACATCCATATTATCGTTGCCATGACCAGCGACCTGCTGATCGGTAACGCGGGAAAACTTCCGTGGACCCTGCCGGAAGATCTTCACCTGTTCAAAAAAAAGACTATCGGCAATACCGTGATTATGGGACGTAAAACCTATACCGGCATCGGAAAAGTTCTGGCCGATCGCAACAATATTGTCATTACATCAAAGACTGTCACTGATAATTCGGTAGAATCATTTTCATCCTTTGACGAAGGAGTCCGTCGGGCGGTTGACATCGGCGCGAAAATTTTCTGTATCGGCGGCCGGGAGATATTTGCTGCAGCTCTGCCTCTGGCAACCGAGCTTCATATTTCATGGGTTGAAGGTGACTATGAAGGCAATACGTACTTTCCTGGATTCAACCTCGATAATTGGCAGGAGACAAACCGAAGCTGCCATGCCGGCTTCACTCACATCTCCTACAAAAGAAAAAGGAGGCAGAATTAATTCTGCCTCCTTCAGTATTTCACACTTCATGCCTGACTTCTCGGACCTGATCGAAGCTTAATACCCCTCCTGGCGTTTCGCCTGATTTTCAAAACGGGTGTACTGGCCACGGAAGGTCAAATGAACCGTCCCGATCGGACCGTTTCGCTGCTTGCCGACAACAATCTCGGCATCCTGTTCATGATTCTTTTCACAGGTTTTCTCATTGCTCTTGCAGGCTTCGCAGTAGACCGCTTCGCGATAAACAAACATAATGACGTCGGCGTCCTGCTCAATCGCTCCCGACTCCCGCAAATCGGCCATAATCGGTCGTTTGTCGGTACGGCTTTCAAGCGAGCGGTTAAGCTGCGACAAGGCAACGACCGGGATACTCAACTCCTTGGCCAGAGCTTTCAGCGAGCGGGAGATTTCAGAGATTTCCTGCTGACGACTTTCCGGATTATTGCCCTGCATCAGCTGCAGGTAGTCAATCACAATCAGGCCAATATTCTTTTCTGCCTTGAGCCGCCGCGCCTTGGCCCGTAATTCAAGGATTGAAATCGCCGGCGTATCGTCAATATAAATCGGTGCTTCCGACAGATGCCCGGCGCCACTGGTCAGTTTTGGCCAGTCCGACTCACCGAGATGACCGGTTCGCAGGCGACTTGCGTCAACTCTGGATATTGAGCAGAGCATCCGCTGTACAAGCTTCTCCTTGCTCATCTCGAGAGAAAAAACCAGCGATGGCACCTTCTCTTCGAGGTGCACCGAAGCCTGCTCAATAACATTCAGACAGAAGGCTGTTTTGCCCATCGAAGGCCGACCGGCGATAATAATCAGATCGCCCGACTGTAAACCTGCGGTCATATCATCGAGGTCGAGAAAACCGGTTGGAACCCCGGTCACTTTCTCCTTTCGATCATAAAGTTTTTCGATGGTCTTGAAGGTATCCTTGAGAATTTCCTTGGTTGAAAAAAAAGACGGTTTGATGCGCAACCCGGCAATATCGAAGATCGATTTTTCGGCCCAGTCGAGAGTCCCTTCAATCTCGCCACCTTCATAACCCTTGGTTGCAATATCGGTCGCAACCTGAATCAGGCGGCGCGCGATCGACTTCTCCTTGACCATCTTGGCATAGTAGGAAATATTGGCTGCGGTCGGGACATAATCGACCAGTGTCGTCAGGTAGGCCGAGCCGCCGACCGCGTCGAGCTCGCCGCTCTGTTTGAGCGCCGCGGTCAGGGTGACCAGGTCAGCCGGCTCGCCTTTTTCAGAAAGATCCTGCAGGGCGCTGAATATCTTGCGATGACTTTCGCGGTAGAAATCTTCCGGACGCAGGATCTCGAGGGCCTTGTTCATGGCCTCGTTTTCCAGCAGAACTCCTCCGAGGACAGACATCTCCCCTTCAAGGTTCTGAGGCGGCAATCGATGGGATGGCGTTTCGACCATGCACCTCTCCCGGGCTAAAAATGACAAGGCAAGGAAGAAGGGTGGCCCCTTCTTCCTTGTTCAGACGACGTAAATACTACTCTTCTTCGCTCGCTTCAACAACAACTTTCAGGGTTGCTGTGACGCCGGCGTTGAGCTTGACCGGCACCTCATGCTCGCCGAGTGACTTGATCGGCTGCAACAGAACAATCTGCTTGCGATCAATATCAAGTCCGGCTTCAGCCAATTTCTCAGCCAGTTCAATATTGGTCACGCTGCCGAACAACTTGCCATCATCGCCGGCCCGGTGAACAACCGTACAGGAGACCCCTTCAACCTTGTCTTTAAGGCTCGCTGCTTCCGCGGTCAGCTTTTCGAGCTTGCGTTCGGCCTGACGCTTCTGGTGCTCAAATTCCTTGACATTCTTTTCATCAGCAACCACAGCCTTGTTGCGCGGCAGGAGAAAATTACGTGCGTAGCCCGGCTTGACATTGACCAGTTCGCCAATGCCCCCGAGACCTTCAACATTCTCGTTCAGAATAACCTTCATGATATATCCTCCGTAAAAAGAGACCTATGTCGTTTTTACTCGTGGTTTTCGAAAATCGACCCAGAGGTCGAATACTCCGATGCCGGTCACGATAATCGGCAGCGGGTTAAAAAACGCTATCAGTACATAAGCGCATCCCCGCATGATCGGGGGGATCTGACGTCGGTTCAGAAAATTGACGACGATAGCGAATCCCTGTATGAAATAGACCGGCAACAGAATAATCAGCAGATTGACTGCCGCCTGCCTTAGATCACCAGCTGCGAAATACGATATAAATCCGGCTGCAATCAGTGCCCAGACCAGCATCTCCGGAGCTTTCCAGTCCTGGAACCCGGCTACCGGAATACGGTAATCCCCCCTGGCTGCAACCGAGAGTAACCAGAGCAACAGCATGGCCAGTAGACCGGTTATTGTTACGGCCGCGCCAAAATAAGCGTAGCGAAGGTAGTCCGCCATCTGTTCAGCGGCGGACCGCAATTCATCGACCTGCTCCGGTTTCAGGTCGGAATTGGCATAAAGTGCCATTGCCTGCTCTACCTGGGTATCGGCAAAACTGTCAATCTGGCCGGAAACGGTGCTGTCGATCATACCGGCATAACCGGCGAGAAAAAGATAAGAAACCAGCACAATGAACGCAACCGAGACAGCAACTGAACGCGCCCACGGCCATCCCCGCCTGAGAAGATAAGGTAAAATCAGGGCGACCAGGCCGAACTGCAGGAGGTAGCCGATACTTCCTGTCATCCCGTCAAGCAGGTGACTGCCGAAGGCAACGAGAACAACGGTCGTCGTCGCCGCAGCAGTGCCGAAACGCATGTGAACGTAAGCGGCCGGTACGGCAATCAATGCGACCAGCAGAAATCCGGCAACACCGAGACTGCCTGTTGCGACCAGCAGAACCAGGGTCAGTGCAGTCGCTCCGATCGAAAACAGGAGATAGTGCACATATTTCTGTTGCTCCGCTGCGGGAGACATCGGTTCCTAGCGGTCGAGCGAATGACTGGCCGTAAACGGCAGCAGTGCAATATTGCGGGCCCGCTTGATTGCTTCGGTTACTTTGCGCTGATGCTCGGCACAGTTACCGGAGATCCGGCGCGGCACAATTTTACCCCGCTCGGAAACAAAATAACGCAAGTTGCGGATTTCCTTGTAATCGACTTCGTTTTTATCAATACAGAAACGGCAACCCTTGCGGCGATGAAAACGGCGACGTGGTTGAAAAGCCATGATATTGTCCTCCAGGTGTCTAGTGATTCAGATTCAGGCAGATTCTTTTTCGGTTTCGGTTTTGGCAGAAGCTTCTTCAGTCGGTGCTTCCTTGGCTGCAGTCTCTTCGGCAGCAGGTGCTTCAGCCGGTTTTTCGGAAGACGCCGCTTCTGACTTCGGAGCCTCTTCGGCTTTTGGCGATTCTTCGGTCGAAGCTTTCGATTCCGAATCATCGGTCTTGCGAACAAAACCTGAAGGCTTGTACTCACCCTCGAGCTGAATCGTCATGAACTTGATGACTTTGTCATCGATCCGGAAACGACGCTCGAGTTCACGGATCCCTTCCGGCTTGCCTTCGTAGGCAAACAGGACATAGGTACCGCGCTCCTGTTTCTGAACAATGTAAGCGAGTTTTCGGGTGCCCCACTCTTCAACGGCCAGCATATTGGCACCGAGTTCGATCAGGATGCCTTTAAACTTCTCGACAACCTCGGTGTAGGCATCGCCGGCCACTTCCGGGTGGATAATAAAGATAGTTTCGTAGGTACGCATATGACCTCCTCATGGGTTGGTAGCCCCGAAATCGATCCGGAGCAAGGAGCTGACAGGCCGCAGGTTTTCACGCCCTGTCGGCGAAAACATGATTATCTATCACAAACAGCTTGCCAATGCAAGCTTTTACCACCTATACGTTGAAACGGAAATGAATCACATCGCCGTCCTTGACAACATATTCCTTCCCCTCGGAACGGAGCAGTCCCTTTTCGCGGGCACCGCTCTCTCCCCTTGATGCAATGTAATCGTCGTAGGCGGTCACTTCAGCCCGGATAAAACCGCGTGCGAAATCGGTGTGAATGACTCCTGCTGCTTCCGGCGCTTTGGCACCTTGACGCACCGTCCAGGCCCGCACCTCCTTTTCACCGGCTGTGAAATAGGTCTGCAGGCCGAGCAGTTTGTACCCGGCGTGGATCATCCGGTCGAGACCGGAGGAATCAAGTCCGAGTTCAGAGAGGAATTCGGCTTTTTCGTCATTGTCGAGCTCGGCAATTTCCGATTCGATCTTGCCACAAACCACGACAACCTCGCCCCCTTCGGCCGAAGCATGTTCCCGAACCTGGTCGACCATCGGATTCCCCTCGAGCAGATCATCCTCGGAGACGTTGGCGACATACATCACCGGCTTGGCCGTGATCAGATGCAGATCGCGCAGGTTCATCCGTTCTTCGCGGCCGAGTCCGGCACTGCTCACTGGCTTCCCCTCGTTGAGAACAGCTTCTACCTTCTGTAGCAGATCCAACTCCTGCCGGGCAGCCTTGTCGCCGCTTTTGGCCAGTTTGGCGACCCGGTTGATCCGCTTTTCAACGGTCTCGAGGTCGGCCAGATTGAGCTCGGTCTGAATGACTTCGATGTCGCGCAACGGATCGACCGAGCCATCGACATGGACGACGTTGTCATCCACGAAACAGCGAACGATATGAGCAATCGCATCGACCTGGCGGATATGGCCGAGGAACTGGTTGCCGAGCCCTTCGCCCTTGCTTGCCCCTTTGACCAGTCCGGCAATATCGACAAACTCCATCGTTGTCGGTAACACGTTTTGCGGCTTGACGATAGCAGCCAGGGCCTCGAGACGTATATCCGGCACCGTAACAATGCCGACATTCGGCTCAATCGTACAGAACGGGTAATTGGCCGATTCGGCTCCGGCCGAGGTGATGGCGTTGAAGATGGTCGATTTGCCGACATTCGGCAGTCCGACGATTCCGCATTTGAATCCCATGTTTTAATCCGTAACGAGTTAAAAGTGACGAGTGACGAGCAACAGTTCCAGGAGAATCAGACCACCCGTCACTTGTCACGCGTCACTACCTTTTCACAAAAACGATAGCCGGAGCCATCCGGCTCCGGCTATCGATGTCAACAATGTATCCGGTTATTAAACCAGCAGGGGAGCTATAACCAGAGCCACGACGCTCATCAGCTTGATCAGGATGTTCATGGCCGGGCCGGAGGTGTCTTTGAACGGGTCGCCGACGGTGTCACCGATAACGGCAGCAGCATGGGCTTCGCCGCCCTTCTCCTCACCGGCAACCTTGCCCTGCTCGATGTATTTCTTGGCGTTATCCCAGGCACCGCCACCGTTGGACATCATCAGGGCGAGCAGGACACCGGCCAGGGTTGCGCCTGCAAGCATGCCGCCAAGAGCTTCCG
This region includes:
- a CDS encoding dihydrofolate reductase codes for the protein MTRKPDIHIIVAMTSDLLIGNAGKLPWTLPEDLHLFKKKTIGNTVIMGRKTYTGIGKVLADRNNIVITSKTVTDNSVESFSSFDEGVRRAVDIGAKIFCIGGREIFAAALPLATELHISWVEGDYEGNTYFPGFNLDNWQETNRSCHAGFTHISYKRKRRQN
- a CDS encoding replicative DNA helicase: MVETPSHRLPPQNLEGEMSVLGGVLLENEAMNKALEILRPEDFYRESHRKIFSALQDLSEKGEPADLVTLTAALKQSGELDAVGGSAYLTTLVDYVPTAANISYYAKMVKEKSIARRLIQVATDIATKGYEGGEIEGTLDWAEKSIFDIAGLRIKPSFFSTKEILKDTFKTIEKLYDRKEKVTGVPTGFLDLDDMTAGLQSGDLIIIAGRPSMGKTAFCLNVIEQASVHLEEKVPSLVFSLEMSKEKLVQRMLCSISRVDASRLRTGHLGESDWPKLTSGAGHLSEAPIYIDDTPAISILELRAKARRLKAEKNIGLIVIDYLQLMQGNNPESRQQEISEISRSLKALAKELSIPVVALSQLNRSLESRTDKRPIMADLRESGAIEQDADVIMFVYREAVYCEACKSNEKTCEKNHEQDAEIVVGKQRNGPIGTVHLTFRGQYTRFENQAKRQEGY
- a CDS encoding 50S ribosomal protein L9; translated protein: MKVILNENVEGLGGIGELVNVKPGYARNFLLPRNKAVVADEKNVKEFEHQKRQAERKLEKLTAEAASLKDKVEGVSCTVVHRAGDDGKLFGSVTNIELAEKLAEAGLDIDRKQIVLLQPIKSLGEHEVPVKLNAGVTATLKVVVEASEEE
- the rpsR gene encoding 30S ribosomal protein S18 produces the protein MAFQPRRRFHRRKGCRFCIDKNEVDYKEIRNLRYFVSERGKIVPRRISGNCAEHQRKVTEAIKRARNIALLPFTASHSLDR
- the rpsF gene encoding 30S ribosomal protein S6 produces the protein MRTYETIFIIHPEVAGDAYTEVVEKFKGILIELGANMLAVEEWGTRKLAYIVQKQERGTYVLFAYEGKPEGIRELERRFRIDDKVIKFMTIQLEGEYKPSGFVRKTDDSESKASTEESPKAEEAPKSEAASSEKPAEAPAAEETAAKEAPTEEASAKTETEKESA
- a CDS encoding redox-regulated ATPase YchF — protein: MGFKCGIVGLPNVGKSTIFNAITSAGAESANYPFCTIEPNVGIVTVPDIRLEALAAIVKPQNVLPTTMEFVDIAGLVKGASKGEGLGNQFLGHIRQVDAIAHIVRCFVDDNVVHVDGSVDPLRDIEVIQTELNLADLETVEKRINRVAKLAKSGDKAARQELDLLQKVEAVLNEGKPVSSAGLGREERMNLRDLHLITAKPVMYVANVSEDDLLEGNPMVDQVREHASAEGGEVVVVCGKIESEIAELDNDEKAEFLSELGLDSSGLDRMIHAGYKLLGLQTYFTAGEKEVRAWTVRQGAKAPEAAGVIHTDFARGFIRAEVTAYDDYIASRGESGAREKGLLRSEGKEYVVKDGDVIHFRFNV